The Arthrobacter burdickii genomic interval CAGCGGCGAGCGAGTTCCTTGATGGTCGACACGTCGATGATGCGGTAGTGCAGGTGATCGACGACGAGCGGCATGTCGCGGACGAGGAAGGTCCGGTCCGTCCCGACGGAGTTGCCGGCCAGCTGAGCCTTCCTCGGCTCCGGCACCCACTTCCTGATGTAGTCCAGGACCTGCTGCTCGGCCTCCGCCATGGAGATGCCGCCGTCGAGTTCCTCGAGCAGGCCCGACGTCGTGTGCATCTCCCGCACGAAATCACCCATCTGCGCGAGGGCCTCGGGCGTGGGCTTGATCACCACGTCCACACCGTCACCCAGGATGTTGAGTTCGGCGTCGGTCACGAGGACGGCGACTTCGATGAGGGCGTCATGGGCGAGGTCCAGCCCTGTCATCTCGCAGTCGATCCAGACGATGTGTTCATTCGATATCGGCATTCGACCAATCTACCGTCCGGTGCCGACGCCTTCGCGCCCATCCTTCGCGCCCGTCCTTCGCGGCCTGGTGGCGACCCGCCTACCGTCCGATGCTCCTGTCGAGGGCCTCTCGCCCGGCTGGCTGCCCGGCCGGCACCAGGCCCCGGTGCTAATATTCGAACAGTTCGCTCAGGGCTGCGGGGAGATCTGGGTAACCCTGCTGCCTCCAGCAAGGGCGCCGTACCGCGGAGTTCCCGCCGTTCAGCCTTCTGCGGCCACCGGCCTGAGGACATGGGCGTTCCCCGCCGACTTCTGCTTGCCGACGATTGGATTCCCCAGATGGCCGCCCAGGTCCCGCTCACCGAGGTCGAGACGCAGCCGGGGCCGAACCGTCCCAATGTCGCGATCGTCCAGGGATTCATCGGGTCCCTGATGATGTGGATGGGATCGCTCGGCGTCGGCTGGCTGTCGCTGGCGTCCGCGGAACTTCGGCGCAACCCCGTCATCATCTGGCTGCGCTTCGAGCCCGCCGGGGCTGTGCTGTCCGTCCTGCTCCTGGCGCTGGGCGGCATGCTCCTGATCCGGGCGTGGCTCCGGCTGGGCCAGCGGCTGAACGGCTGGTCGGATGACACCCGGCCGCACCTGATGAGAGCCATCGTCGCCTGGACCATCCCGCTTGCCGCGGCACTGCCCCTGTTCAGCCGGGACGTCTTCGCCTACATAGCCCAGGGCCAGGTCATGGTCGCCAAGCTGAACCCCTACGTGGACGGCTACTCCCAGATCTCGAACTACCTCCAGATCGGGGCCGACGACCTCTGGGCCCAGAGCCCCACGCCGTACGGTCCGGTGTTCCTCTGGATCGAGGAGGGCATCGTCAGGGTGACGGGCGGTCACCCCGACACCTCGATCATCCTGTTCAGGGTCGTAGCCCTCATCGGTGTGGCGCTCTGCGTCTACTTCGTCCCGAAGCTCGCCACCCTTCACTCGATCAATGCGAACCGCGCTCTCTGGCTGACCGTCGCCAACCCGCTGTTCCTCATCAACTTCGTGGCGTCGATCCACAACGATTCGCTGATGATCGGCCTCGCGCTCGCAGGGCTGTACTGCGCTGCGACGAAGCGCCCGGTGGTCGGGATCCTGCTGATCACGCTGTCCGTCGGGATCAAACCGATCACCCTGATCTTCCTGCCCTTCGTGGGGCTGATGTGGGCCGGCAGGGGAGCCTCCTGGCCACGGCGCTTCCTTTACTGGTTCCTGACCGCCGGGCTGTCCCTCGGGATCCTCTGGATCATGGGCGTCGTGAACACCTTCGGCTTCGGCTGGGTCGGCGCGCTCAGCACCCCCGGCAGCGTCTGGATCTGGTACGCCCCGGTCGGCTTCATCGGACTGGTCATCGCCACGCTGGGCAACGCCGTCGGCCTGAACGGGTGGGACATCGCCAATGTGTTCCATACCCTCGCGCGCCTGGCCTCCCTGGTGATCATCGCGCTGCAGATCTTCCGCGGCGACCACAGCCGCCTCGTCCGGAGGCTCGCCATAGCGTTCGCCGCCGTCGTCGTCCTCTCGCCGATGATCCAGTCCTGGTACGTCGTCTGGCTCATTCCGCTGTTCGCCGTCACGGGGATACGCGACGACTGGCAGGTGAAGTTCCTCTACTTCACCGTCGCCTTCTTCATGGTCTATGCGATCTCGGACCAGCTGGACATCTTCCCCTACTTCGACTTCAGCCTGATGATGGCGCGCCAGGTGGCCGCCGTCGTCGCCCTCGGCTTCGCGCTCTACCTGGTCTTCGTCGACCGCAGTACGAAGATCCTGTTCCGGCGTCGTTACCGGCCACTGGCGCCGGGCCAATTGCACTGACGCCGGGAAACCGGTCCGGAAACGGCGGATCCGGCGGGAATCGGCATGCGGGACCGGCGGCGAGCGGCAATACTAAGCAGATGATTGAAACAGGAACGACGACGTACAGCGGCGAGTTCGAGATCACCGCCTGGGATGCCGAGACCTATTCCGAGCCCGGCAGCACCGGCGAACTGTCCCGGGTCCGGGCCGCAAAGGTCTTCGAAGGTGAGATCAGCGGGACGAGCACGGCGGAACTGCTGATGGCGGGAAACGACATCGGTGCGGGGTATGTGGCATCTGAACAGTTCGTGGGGACCATCGGGGACCGCACCGGCGCGATGACGGTCCAGCACTGGGGGGTCGCCGAGGGATCCGATGCTGCGAGCTCCGGTCACATCATCCCGGGTTCCGGCACGGACGGGCTCCGCGGCATCTCGGGCAAGGCCATCTATTCGCAGGATCCGGACGGCCAGCATCGCCTCGAACTGAGGGTGAGTTTCGCCGGCGACGACGAGTAGGTCGGTGCGGTTCCGGGATAGGTGGAAGCGTCCATAGTAAACTGGGGGAAATGCCTCCGTAGCTCAGGGGATAGAGCAGGGGCCTTCTAATCCTCTGGTCGCAGGTTCGAATCCTGCCGGGGGCACAGGATGAGGGCCGGACGCCGAGGCGTCCGGCCCTCTGTATTCCCCGTCCCGCCGTCCGTGTCCTTCCCCGTCCCGCCGTTGCCAGCGCCCGGCCGGACTACGGGAGGTTGCCGGTATCGAATCTCTCGTCGTACACGCGCCCGGCCTCGTGCAGAAGGTCCTCGTGCAGCCGGCCGAGCGGCTTCACATCGGCGAGGAGCGGCTCGCAGTCAGGGCCCCGCCCCACGCATCGTCCCGTCAGGACCCAGGGGAATCTCTCCTCGTCCTCCGCCAGGTGCCGGTACTGGCAGATCTGGCGTGCCAGCCAGTCCTCGAGCGGGCGGGTCCACCACTGCTCGGGGGTCAGCGGGTTGACGGACAGCCCCGGCAGGGCGAGCCCGCTTTCGCCGTCCTCACTGGTCGAGCCCCGGTCCGCCTCGAAGCCGCACGAGTAGCGGAGGTAAAGCGTCTCCGCGCCCCGCACGAGGTCGGCCAGTTCGCTGAGGGTGCCGATGACGCGCTCATCGGTCCCGGTGGTCTCGGGAGGTGCTGCTGTGTCCATACCTCAACGCTAGGAACGTTTGCCTGTGCGCCTCAAGCGGTGATTGGTACCCCTGCACCACTTCCACTCCGCGCGCTGTTCACCTAGGGCCGTCCGGTAATGCCGTCCAAGCGGTTATCAACATAGGACGGTCCCTCCCTCCCCGCTGCCGGCGTCGAACCGAGACTTGAGCCGGGCCGCAGGCATTGCCGCCCTCCACGCAACGGAAGGACAGATCATGACCGACATCATCACCGTGCGGGGCTATGTCGCCACCGAGGTGCGGCTGACCGTGGCATCGAGCGGCCTGGCCATCACGGGTTTCCGCATGTGCTCCACCGAGCGCCGCTTCGACAGGGAAACCAGTGCGTGGGTGGACGGCCACACGAACTGGTACTCCGTCTCGATGTTCCGGCAGCTCGCGACCAATGCAGGCGCCAGCATCAAGAAGGGGGATCGAGTGATCGTTTCCGGCCGGCTGAAGGTGCGACCGTGGAGCAATGCCGACGGACGGACGGGGACGTCTGTCGAGATCGAGGCCGACACGGCCGGCCACGACCTGATGTGGGGCACGGCGAACTTCATCAGGACGGCGGCCAACCGGAGCGAGGCGCCGACGGGCGCTGTGCCCGACGACCATGGGGCTGGCCTTTCCGCCGAAGCCGGTGTCCCCGACGTCGTCGATGCCGCTACCGGTGAGGTGTACGGCGGTGGGCCCGATGTCGGCCCGGAAGGTGACGACGCCGCAGCGGCCGGCTCGGGGGATGACGCAGGGGACGACGCCGCGATCGGGCACGACGGAAAGGACCGCGACGAGCTGCTCGAAGCAACGGGTGCCCCCTTCTAGCGAGGGGTGCCCCCTTCTGGCGAGGGCGTCGCTGGGCGGGTGCAATCGCCGGTGTGAGGCCAGGCGTGCTGGCTGCTTGACGCCGGTCTGATGCCGGTCTGATGCCGGTCTGATGCCGTTCTGATGTCGGGTCGTTGCCGTCCCGATGGCGGCGGCATGCCGGGCTGATGGCGGCTCGACGCCGTTCTGGTGCCGGCTCGATGCCGGGCAGGATGCCGCGTGCGTGGCAGGATGAACGGGTGACCAATGCCCCTCCCGCGAAGCCGCAGCACCGAGCACCTGCCTGGCGCCGGACCCTCGCCGCGCTCGCGGCGGGTGCAGCGCTCACGCTCACCTCCTGCACGACATCACCCTCGCCGTCGCCGGATGCCCTCACCGACAGCGGCACCTCGTCACCGACTGCCGCGCCGGCCGACTCCGCCACGGCATCCGGGCAGCCGGCCGATGCAACACCAGCGCCGGCCGATACTGCACCAGCGCTGTCCGCGGTGCCTTCCTCGCCGGAGGTGGACGCCCCAAGGATTGCGGCAGCCGTCGAAGCGGCACTGCGAACGGTGGCCGGCAGCCAGGACTCGGTGTCGAGCGACCAGGTCCGGGGTGCCATCGAGCAGGGCTTCGCCGACGCCGGGTCGGCGCCCGAGGAGGTGGAGGTGTCGATCGATCGGACGCCGACAGGGCTCGACGTCGATGCCATCCAGGGCGCCGGGCGTACCGATGGAACGTGCATCGTGGGGGAGGTGCGCGAGGGCGCTGTGTCCGTGGCGGTGCTTCCCGCGCTCGCCTCCGGCCGGTGTTTCGTCGGTGACCAGCGATAGCAGCCCCACCGGACACCGTCCGGCCGCGACGGGCCGGTCCGGACCTAGCCAAATGTGAGATAAGGCTAGGCAAGCACTAGCCTTAGGTGTATGGCGGAATTTATCTACACAATGACCAAGGCCCGCAAGGCCGTTGGCGACAAAGTAATCCTCGACGACGTGAGCATGTCGTTCTTCCCTGGCGCGAAGATCGGCGTCGTCGGACCGAATGGTGCCGGTAAGTCCACCATCCTGAAGATCATGGCGGGCCTTGACACCCCCTCGAACGGTGAGGCGCGCCTCAGCCCCGGCTACACGGTCGGCATCCTCCTGCAGGAACCGCCCCTGAACGAGGAGAAGACCGTCCTCGGCAACGTTCAGGAGGGCGTGGGCGAGATTTACGGGAAGATCCAGCGGTTCAACGAGATCTCCGAAGAGATGGCCAGCCCGGACGCGGATTACGACACGCTGCTCGACGAGATGGGCAAGCTCCAGGAGGCCATCGACGCTGCCGACGCCTGGGACCTCGACTCTCAGCTGGAGCAGGCCATGGACGCGCTGCGCTGCCCACCGCCGGAAGCCGACGTCACCGTCCTGTCAGGCGGCGAGCGCCGACGCGTCGCGCTCTGCAAGCTGCTGCTGCAGAAGCCGGACCTCCTGCTCCTCGACGAGCCCACCAACCACCTGGACGCCGAAAGCGTGCTCTGGCTGGAGCAGCACCTCAAGTCCTACGCGGGCGCCGTCCTGGCCGTCACCCACGACCGGTACTTCCTCGACCATGTCGCGGAATGGATCGCCGAAGTGGACCGCGGTCACCTGTACCCGTACGAGGGCAACTACTCCACCTATCTCGAGAAGAAGCGCGCGCGCCTCGAGGTCCAGGGCAAGAAGGACCAGAAGCTCTCCCGGCGCCTCAGCGAGGAACTCGAGTGGGTCCGCTCCAATGCCAAGGGGCGCCAGACGAAGTCCAAGGCACGACTGAACCGCTACGAGGAGATGGCCGCCGAGGCCGAGCGCACGAGGAAGCTCGATTTCGAGGAGATCCAGATCCCGCCCGGCCCCCGGCTCGGAAGCCAGGTCATCGAGGCCCACGACCTGCGCAAGGGCTACGACGACCGCATCCTCATCGACGGACTGTCCTTCTCGCTGCCGCGCAATGGCATCGTCGGGGTCATCGGCCCCAACGGCGTCGGCAAGACCACGCTGTTCAAGACCATCGTGGGCCTCGAGCCCCTCGACGGCGGCGAATTGCGGATCGGTGAATCGGTGAAGATCTCCTACGTGGACCAGTCACGGGGCGGGATCGATCCCAACAAGTCGCTGTGGGAGGTTGTCTCCGACGGTCTCGACTACATCCAGGTCGGCCAGGTCGAGATGCCGTCCCGAGCCTACGTCTCGGCGTTCGGCTTCAAGGGTCCGGACCAGCAGAAGAAGGCCGGCGTGCTGTCCGGTGGCGAGCGCAACCGGCTCAACCTCGCGATGACACTCAAGCAGGGAGGCAACCTGCTGCTCCTCGACGAGCCCACCAACGACCTCGACGTGGAGACGCTCTCGAGCCTCGAGAACGCCCTGCTGGAGTTCCCAGGCTGCGCCGTGGTGGTCTCGCACGACAGGTGGTTCCTCGACCGGGTGGCGACGCACATCCTGTCCTACGAGGGCACCGAGGAGAATCCGGACAGCTGGTACTGGTTCGAGGGCAACTTCGACGCCTACGAGGAGAACAAGGTGGAGCGCCTCGGCGCCGACGCTGCGAAGCCGCACCGCGTCACCCACCGCCGCCTCACGCGCGACTAGGGTCGACCGGGGAACCGGAGCGGAACCACGGAAAGGGGCACACGGCTGGCTGAACTGGTCCCCGGATGTTGGACTGGCTAAGTACGTAGGTTAGGCCGCGAGGGTCTGAGCACGGTATTGCACCGGGCTCAGGCCCTCGAGCTTTGTGGAGATTCTTGTGGTGTTGTACCAGTGGATGTAGTCGTGCAGGGCTTCGGTGAGGGCGTCGGTGCTGATGAAGCGCACGCGGTGGAACAGTTCTTCCTTGAGGTGGCCGAAGAAGTTCTCCATGACGGCGTTGTCGTAGCAGTTGGCCTTGCGGGACATCGACTGGTTCGCGCCGGCGTTCTGGAGCAACCGCCGCCAGGAGGCGTGCTGGTATTGGAAGCCCTGGTCCGAGTGCACCAACGGCCGCTGTCCGTCCTCGAGCGTTGTCAGGGCTTCTCGTAGGGATGTGTTGGTCAGCCCGAGGTTCGGTGAGGTGCCCACCGTGTAGGAGATGATCTGCCGGTCGAAGAGGTCCATGACCGGTGAGAGGTAGAGCTTCCGGTCGCCGACACTGAACTCGGTCACATCGGTGACCCACTTCTGGTTCGGCGCGTCCGCTGCGAAGTCCCGGTCCAACACGTTCGCCGCGATCCTGCCCTGCCCGCCCCGGTAGGAGCTGTAGCGCTTCCTCCGCCGGACCTGACAGGCCAGGCGCAGTGATCGCATCAGCTTCAGCACGGTCTTCTTCGCCACGGTCCACCCCTGCTGGGTGAGGATGGTGTGGATGCGGTGGTGCCCGTACCGTCCATGGTTCGTCGTGAAGATCTCTGTGATCGCGGTCTTGAGCTGTTGGCGCGGATCCGGTGCCAGGAGCCGGGCCTGGTGGTAGAAGAACGTGGACCGGGCCAGGCCGGTGACCTCGAGCAGCACCGGGAGCGGGAAGTCGGCCTTGAGGGCGATGACGGCCTGCACCTTCACCGTCGTGGTTCCTGCGCGCTCAAGGCCCGTAATTTTCCCAGGTACGCGACCTCCGCCCGTAACAGTTCGTTCTCGCGCCGCAACCGCTCCAGCTCGGACACCTCCGCAGGCGGTGAGGACTTGGGGCTCCTGGGTCTGCCTTTGGGTTTGGGCCGTAACCCGTCGGCGCCGTCGCGGCGATACTCCCTGACCCATCTCTGAAGGAGCAGAGGCGAGGACAGACCGGCCTCCGTCGCGAGGTTCAGTGACGTCTCACCCGCGATGAACCGCTCCACCAGGACGAGCTTGACCTCGAACGAGTACACCTGTTTCG includes:
- a CDS encoding single-stranded DNA-binding protein, which translates into the protein MTDIITVRGYVATEVRLTVASSGLAITGFRMCSTERRFDRETSAWVDGHTNWYSVSMFRQLATNAGASIKKGDRVIVSGRLKVRPWSNADGRTGTSVEIEADTAGHDLMWGTANFIRTAANRSEAPTGAVPDDHGAGLSAEAGVPDVVDAATGEVYGGGPDVGPEGDDAAAAGSGDDAGDDAAIGHDGKDRDELLEATGAPF
- the orn gene encoding oligoribonuclease yields the protein MPISNEHIVWIDCEMTGLDLAHDALIEVAVLVTDAELNILGDGVDVVIKPTPEALAQMGDFVREMHTTSGLLEELDGGISMAEAEQQVLDYIRKWVPEPRKAQLAGNSVGTDRTFLVRDMPLVVDHLHYRIIDVSTIKELARRWFTRAYFQSPAKTGGHRALGDIEDSIRELRYYRAAVFVPSPGPDSATSKAIARTIVP
- the mptB gene encoding polyprenol phosphomannose-dependent alpha 1,6 mannosyltransferase MptB, which encodes MAAQVPLTEVETQPGPNRPNVAIVQGFIGSLMMWMGSLGVGWLSLASAELRRNPVIIWLRFEPAGAVLSVLLLALGGMLLIRAWLRLGQRLNGWSDDTRPHLMRAIVAWTIPLAAALPLFSRDVFAYIAQGQVMVAKLNPYVDGYSQISNYLQIGADDLWAQSPTPYGPVFLWIEEGIVRVTGGHPDTSIILFRVVALIGVALCVYFVPKLATLHSINANRALWLTVANPLFLINFVASIHNDSLMIGLALAGLYCAATKRPVVGILLITLSVGIKPITLIFLPFVGLMWAGRGASWPRRFLYWFLTAGLSLGILWIMGVVNTFGFGWVGALSTPGSVWIWYAPVGFIGLVIATLGNAVGLNGWDIANVFHTLARLASLVIIALQIFRGDHSRLVRRLAIAFAAVVVLSPMIQSWYVVWLIPLFAVTGIRDDWQVKFLYFTVAFFMVYAISDQLDIFPYFDFSLMMARQVAAVVALGFALYLVFVDRSTKILFRRRYRPLAPGQLH
- a CDS encoding DUF6098 family protein gives rise to the protein MDTAAPPETTGTDERVIGTLSELADLVRGAETLYLRYSCGFEADRGSTSEDGESGLALPGLSVNPLTPEQWWTRPLEDWLARQICQYRHLAEDEERFPWVLTGRCVGRGPDCEPLLADVKPLGRLHEDLLHEAGRVYDERFDTGNLP
- a CDS encoding IS3 family transposase → MKVQAVIALKADFPLPVLLEVTGLARSTFFYHQARLLAPDPRQQLKTAITEIFTTNHGRYGHHRIHTILTQQGWTVAKKTVLKLMRSLRLACQVRRRKRYSSYRGGQGRIAANVLDRDFAADAPNQKWVTDVTEFSVGDRKLYLSPVMDLFDRQIISYTVGTSPNLGLTNTSLREALTTLEDGQRPLVHSDQGFQYQHASWRRLLQNAGANQSMSRKANCYDNAVMENFFGHLKEELFHRVRFISTDALTEALHDYIHWYNTTRISTKLEGLSPVQYRAQTLAA
- a CDS encoding DUF6993 domain-containing protein; the encoded protein is MTNAPPAKPQHRAPAWRRTLAALAAGAALTLTSCTTSPSPSPDALTDSGTSSPTAAPADSATASGQPADATPAPADTAPALSAVPSSPEVDAPRIAAAVEAALRTVAGSQDSVSSDQVRGAIEQGFADAGSAPEEVEVSIDRTPTGLDVDAIQGAGRTDGTCIVGEVREGAVSVAVLPALASGRCFVGDQR
- a CDS encoding helix-turn-helix domain-containing protein, yielding MAKPKQVYSFEVKLVLVERFIAGETSLNLATEAGLSSPLLLQRWVREYRRDGADGLRPKPKGRPRSPKSSPPAEVSELERLRRENELLRAEVAYLGKLRALSAQEPRR
- a CDS encoding DUF3224 domain-containing protein, with the protein product MIETGTTTYSGEFEITAWDAETYSEPGSTGELSRVRAAKVFEGEISGTSTAELLMAGNDIGAGYVASEQFVGTIGDRTGAMTVQHWGVAEGSDAASSGHIIPGSGTDGLRGISGKAIYSQDPDGQHRLELRVSFAGDDE
- the ettA gene encoding energy-dependent translational throttle protein EttA, translated to MAEFIYTMTKARKAVGDKVILDDVSMSFFPGAKIGVVGPNGAGKSTILKIMAGLDTPSNGEARLSPGYTVGILLQEPPLNEEKTVLGNVQEGVGEIYGKIQRFNEISEEMASPDADYDTLLDEMGKLQEAIDAADAWDLDSQLEQAMDALRCPPPEADVTVLSGGERRRVALCKLLLQKPDLLLLDEPTNHLDAESVLWLEQHLKSYAGAVLAVTHDRYFLDHVAEWIAEVDRGHLYPYEGNYSTYLEKKRARLEVQGKKDQKLSRRLSEELEWVRSNAKGRQTKSKARLNRYEEMAAEAERTRKLDFEEIQIPPGPRLGSQVIEAHDLRKGYDDRILIDGLSFSLPRNGIVGVIGPNGVGKTTLFKTIVGLEPLDGGELRIGESVKISYVDQSRGGIDPNKSLWEVVSDGLDYIQVGQVEMPSRAYVSAFGFKGPDQQKKAGVLSGGERNRLNLAMTLKQGGNLLLLDEPTNDLDVETLSSLENALLEFPGCAVVVSHDRWFLDRVATHILSYEGTEENPDSWYWFEGNFDAYEENKVERLGADAAKPHRVTHRRLTRD